A single genomic interval of Lathyrus oleraceus cultivar Zhongwan6 chromosome 7, CAAS_Psat_ZW6_1.0, whole genome shotgun sequence harbors:
- the LOC127103757 gene encoding uncharacterized protein LOC127103757 produces the protein MADQRTMREHVAPDMNYNGLCIEYVHVTVPFELKSGLIHLLSRFSGLAGEDPHKHLKENESLAEYWERFKQLLSSCPQHQISEQLLIQYFYEGLLPMDRNILDAASGGAFVDKTPVIAKALIENMSLNSQQFTTRNNYMVQTKGVNDIHVSSSNKALETRIEEITSLVKQMTVGKPQTTKLCGICTSIEHPTNTCPILQDDSVTQLPQAYAANFFNQSNNQRGYNIPDLSINKYHPNWRKHPNLRYGNQQPTQQQLVIPLPQPQTTPQVSTYAPFRPSLEDLVKQMQAQGSNQLLAQIVVNPKGPNANVSAISLRSEKVTEPSQEKNKKNLEVTPEPSSVVIETELSVVVETEKEKEKEYVPPVPFPYRILKNKRTDDGDKEREILDVFRKVVVNILLLDVIKQVPKYAKFLNDLCTSKKRLKGNERVNLGRNILALIQPKHSPEKAIVSSLNQAIPQKCKDRNFCYSMYHWG, from the exons atggctgaccaaagaactaTGAGAGAACATGTTGCTCCTGATATGAATTACAATGGTTTATGTATTGAATATGTTCATGTTACTGTTCCTTTTGagttgaaatctggtttaatacaccTGTTGtcaaggtttagtggtcttgcaggtgaggatccaCATAAGCATCTTAAG GAAAATGAGTCATTGGctgagtattgggagagattcaaacaaTTACTATCCAGTTGCCCTCAACATCAAATTAGCGAACAACTACTTATTCAGTATTTCTATGAGGGATTGTTACCAATGGATAGaaacattcttgatgctgctagtggtggagcatTTGTCGATAAAACTCCAGTTATTGCTAAAGCCctgattgagaacatgtcactcaACTCCCAACAATTCACAACCAGAAATAATTATATGGTCCAAACAAAAGGTGTGAATGACATTCATGTTTCCTCTTCCAACAAGGCTTTAGAAACCAGAATTGAAGAGATTACTTCTTTAGTGAAACAAATGACAGTGGGTAAACCTCAAACAACAAAGttgtgtggtatttgtacttctaTTGAACATCCAACTAACACATGTCCTATTCTTCAAGATGATTCAGTCACTCAGTTGCCTCAAGCATATGCAGCTAACTTTTTCAACCAAAGCAACAATCAGAGAGGGTACAACATTCCTGACTTGTCCATCAACAAATATCATCCCAATTGGAGGAAACATCcaaaccttcgatatggaaaccaACAGCCCACCCAACAACAATTAGTCATACCCCTGCCACAACCACAAACCACTCCACAAGTCTCCACCTATGCACCTTTTAGACCTTCATTGGAggatcttgtcaaacaaatg caagcccaaggatcaaaccaacttcTTGCCCAAATAGTTGTGAATCCAAAAGGccctaatgctaatgtgagtgcaatttccttgagatccgaGAAGGTAACAGAACCATCCcaagaaaaaaataaaaaaaatcttgAGGTAACACCTGAACCTTCTTCCGTTGTGATAGAAACTGAACTCTCTGTTGTGGTAGaaactgaaaaagaaaaagagaaggagtatgtgccaccagtTCCATTCCCATATAGAATACTGAAAAATAAAAGGACTGATGATGGAGacaaggagagagagattttagATGTGTTCAGAAAAGTGGTGGTAAACATTCTGCTTCTTGATGTTATTAAGCAGGTTCCAAAGTATGCAAAATTTCTAAATGACTTGTGCACAAGTAAGAAAAGGTTGAAGGGCAATGAGAGAGTAAATTTGGGACGAAACATTTTAGCCCTTATCCAGCCTAAACATTCACCTGAAAAAGCTATTGTTTCATCCCTCAATCAGGCCATACCCCAAAAGTGCAAGGATAGGAACTTTTGTTATTCCATGTACcattggggatag